One genomic window of Coffea eugenioides isolate CCC68of chromosome 1, Ceug_1.0, whole genome shotgun sequence includes the following:
- the LOC113777561 gene encoding 3-ketoacyl-CoA synthase 12 — protein sequence MDVYFMLLYCLPLFYFFLFLLKIIDRRRHQSCYILDYECYKPTDDRMLSTRFSGEVIRRNKNLGLLEYKFLLKAIVRSGIGEQTYAPRMVFHNREECPTQDDGIEEMEEFFYDCIDKVLKRNGISPSEIDVLVVNISMLAAVPSLSARIVNHYKMRDNIKTYNLTGMGCSASLISVNIVQNIFKTQKNLYALVIASESLSPNWYPGNDRSMILANCLFRSGGCAILLTNKVALRNKAMFKLKCLVRTHHGARDEAYDCCIQKEDDQGRVGFHLGKNLPKAATRAFVDNLKEIAPKILPIRELLRFTVVSFIWKRMRSNTKDGSSSSSRPVINFKAGVEHFCIHTGGKAVIDGIGQSLNLTEYDLEPARMTLHRFGNTSASSLWYVLGYMEAKKRLKKGDRVFMISFGAGFKCNSCLWEVVRDVGGRNAWEDCINSYPPKTLTNPFLEKYGWIQNHEDPDTFYVPEDYVIP from the coding sequence ATGGATGTTTACTTCATGTTGTTATACTGTCTTCCTCTCTTTTATTTCTTCCTCTTTCTCTTGAAAATTATTGATCGAAGGAGACACCAGTCTTGTTACATATTAGACTATGAATGCTACAAACCAACCGATGATAGAATGCTCAGCACTCGGTTCTCTGGTGAAGTCATAAGAAGAAACAAGAACCTCGGCCTCCTCGAGTACAAATTCCTCTTGAAAGCCATTGTTAGATCCGGCATTGGTGAACAAACATATGCACCAAGAATGGTCTTCCACAACAGAGAAGAGTGCCCTACTCAAGATGATGGGATCGAAGAGATGGAGGAATTTTTCTATGATTGCATTGACAAAGTTTTGAAGAGGAACGGCATTTCGCCGTCCGAGATTGATGTGCTAGTGGTGAATATTTCCATGTTAGCTGCGGTCCCATCTCTATCAGCTAGAATTGTCAATCATTATAAGATGAGGGACAACATCAAGACCTACAATCTCACTGGTATGGGATGCAGTGCAAGTCTGATATCGGTCAACATTGTCCAGAACATATTCAAGACTCAAAAGAATTTGTATGCCCTTGTCATAGCATCAGAGTCGTTGAGTCCTAATTGGTATCCAGGAAATGACAGATCCATGATACTAGCAAACTGTTTGTTCAGATCAGGTGGTTGTGCGATTCTTTTGACTAATAAGGTGGCTTTGAGGAACAAAGCCATGTTTAAATTGAAATGTCTAGTGAGAACTCATCATGGAGCAAGGGATGAAGCCTATGATTGTTGCATACAGAAGGAGGATGATCAAGGCCGCGTAGGGTTTCACCTCGGCAAGAATTTGCCAAAGGCAGCCACACGTGCTTTTGTCGATAATTTGAAGGAAATAGCACCCAAGATATTGCCTATCAGAGAGCTTCTACGGTTCACGGTAGTTTCTTTCATCTGGAAGAGGATGAGAAGTAACACCAAAGATggaagcagcagcagcagcaggcCAGTTATTAATTTCAAGGCTGGTGTGGAACATTTTTGCATTCACACCGGAGGAAAGGCGGTGATCGATGGGATAGGGCAGAGTCTGAATCTGACCGAGTACGATTTAGAGCCAGCAAGAATGACTCTCCATCGATTTGGGAATACTTCTGCTAGTAGCTTGTGGTATGTTTTGGGGTACATGGAGGCTAAAAAGAGGCTGAAGAAAGGTGATAGAGTTTTTATGATTAGCTTTGGAGCTGGATTTAAGTGTAACAGTTGTTTGTGGGAGGTGGTAAGAGATGTGGGTGGTCGGAATGCATGGGAAGACTGCATTAATAGCTATCCACCTAAAACCCTAACCAACCCTTTCTTGGAGAAGTACGGGTGGATCCAAAATCATGAGGATCCAGACACCTTTTACGTTCCTGAAGACTATGTCATCCCATGA
- the LOC113773683 gene encoding nudix hydrolase 9 isoform X4: MKANMEIGNQDQPAFKIRLSCPTGLSPSQVSVDFGQVYDRIPHPDVNLENSISEIWDQRVQKNASLFNGLKFRYGGHSFSGGAGTDQEPHVCLHLGLTDYRTFVGTNLNPLWERFLLPSEDDFRQCQHTSSPLGNGAVIETSDKKIIVLQRSKNVGEFPGHYVFPGGHPEPEEIGISSHDNRDDNSHQIMKEKLSQEMFDSIMREVVEEIGVPADSLSSVYGNSTTVS, encoded by the exons ATGAAAGCAAATATGGAAATCGGCAATCAAGATCAGCCTGCATTCAAGATTCGGCTCTCTTGTCCCACCGGTCTCTCTCCCTCCCAG GTGTCAGTTGATTTTGGTCAAGTGTATGATAGAATTCCTCATCCAGATGTCAATTTAGAGAACTCCATTTCTGAG ATATGGGATCAAAGAGTTCAAAAGAATGCTTCATTGTTCAATGGATTAAAGTTCAGG TATGGAGGACACAGTTTTTCTGGTGGGGCTGGTACCGATCAAGAGCCCCATGTTTGCCTTCACCTTGGTTTGACAGATTATAG GACATTTGTTGGCACTAATTTGAATCCTTTGTGGGAAAGATTTCTGCTTCCATCTGAAG ATGATTTTAGGCAATGTCAGCATACTTCCAGCCCTCTCGGTAATGGTGCAGTTATAGAGACATCTGATAAAAAGATAATAGTGCTGCAAAGAAGTAAAAATGTTGGAGAGTTTCCTGGACATTATGTTTTCCCAGGAGGCCATCCAGAG CCTGAAGAAATTGGAATATCATCTCATGATAATAGAGATGATAACAGCCATCAGATAATGAAGGAAAAACTTTCTCAGGAAATGTTTGACAGTATCATGCGTGAAGTAGTAGAAGAAATTGGAGTTCCTGCAGATAGCCTA TCTTCAGTCTATGGAAATTCAACAACTGTATCATAG
- the LOC113773683 gene encoding nudix hydrolase 9 isoform X1 yields MKANMEIGNQDQPAFKIRLSCPTGLSPSQVSVDFGQVYDRIPHPDVNLENSISEIWDQRVQKNASLFNGLKFRYGGHSFSGGAGTDQEPHVCLHLGLTDYRTFVGTNLNPLWERFLLPSEDDFRQCQHTSSPLGNGAVIETSDKKIIVLQRSKNVGEFPGHYVFPGGHPEPEEIGISSHDNRDDNSHQIMKEKLSQEMFDSIMREVVEEIGVPADSLTKPAFIGISRRVLNVRPTAFFFMTCSLQSMEIQQLYHSAADGYESTQLYAASMDDLESMAKKMPGCHQGGFALFKLMIDAAKDA; encoded by the exons ATGAAAGCAAATATGGAAATCGGCAATCAAGATCAGCCTGCATTCAAGATTCGGCTCTCTTGTCCCACCGGTCTCTCTCCCTCCCAG GTGTCAGTTGATTTTGGTCAAGTGTATGATAGAATTCCTCATCCAGATGTCAATTTAGAGAACTCCATTTCTGAG ATATGGGATCAAAGAGTTCAAAAGAATGCTTCATTGTTCAATGGATTAAAGTTCAGG TATGGAGGACACAGTTTTTCTGGTGGGGCTGGTACCGATCAAGAGCCCCATGTTTGCCTTCACCTTGGTTTGACAGATTATAG GACATTTGTTGGCACTAATTTGAATCCTTTGTGGGAAAGATTTCTGCTTCCATCTGAAG ATGATTTTAGGCAATGTCAGCATACTTCCAGCCCTCTCGGTAATGGTGCAGTTATAGAGACATCTGATAAAAAGATAATAGTGCTGCAAAGAAGTAAAAATGTTGGAGAGTTTCCTGGACATTATGTTTTCCCAGGAGGCCATCCAGAG CCTGAAGAAATTGGAATATCATCTCATGATAATAGAGATGATAACAGCCATCAGATAATGAAGGAAAAACTTTCTCAGGAAATGTTTGACAGTATCATGCGTGAAGTAGTAGAAGAAATTGGAGTTCCTGCAGATAGCCTA ACCAAGCCAGCCTTTATTGGTATATCCCGTAGAGTGTTGAATGTCAGACCAACTGCTTTCTTTTTCATGACATGCAGTCTTCAGTCTATGGAAATTCAACAACTGTATCATAGTGCAGCAGATGGCTATGAGTCGACCCAGCTTTATGCTGCATCAATG GATGACCTGGAGAGCATGGCCAAAAAAATGCCTGGTTGTCACCAGGGAGGATTTGCACTTTTTAAGTTGATGATAGATGCTGCAAAGGATGCCTAA
- the LOC113773683 gene encoding nudix hydrolase 9 isoform X3: MKANMEIGNQDQPAFKIRLSCPTGLSPSQVSVDFGQVYDRIPHPDVNLENSISEIWDQRVQKNASLFNGLKFRYGGHSFSGGAGTDQEPHVCLHLGLTDYRTFVGTNLNPLWERFLLPSEDDFRQCQHTSSPLGNGAVIETSDKKIIVLQRSKNVGEFPGHYVFPGGHPEPEEIGISSHDNRDDNSHQIMKEKLSQEMFDSIMREVVEEIGVPADSLIYPKPGDSARSRQHNEMETENRNL, encoded by the exons ATGAAAGCAAATATGGAAATCGGCAATCAAGATCAGCCTGCATTCAAGATTCGGCTCTCTTGTCCCACCGGTCTCTCTCCCTCCCAG GTGTCAGTTGATTTTGGTCAAGTGTATGATAGAATTCCTCATCCAGATGTCAATTTAGAGAACTCCATTTCTGAG ATATGGGATCAAAGAGTTCAAAAGAATGCTTCATTGTTCAATGGATTAAAGTTCAGG TATGGAGGACACAGTTTTTCTGGTGGGGCTGGTACCGATCAAGAGCCCCATGTTTGCCTTCACCTTGGTTTGACAGATTATAG GACATTTGTTGGCACTAATTTGAATCCTTTGTGGGAAAGATTTCTGCTTCCATCTGAAG ATGATTTTAGGCAATGTCAGCATACTTCCAGCCCTCTCGGTAATGGTGCAGTTATAGAGACATCTGATAAAAAGATAATAGTGCTGCAAAGAAGTAAAAATGTTGGAGAGTTTCCTGGACATTATGTTTTCCCAGGAGGCCATCCAGAG CCTGAAGAAATTGGAATATCATCTCATGATAATAGAGATGATAACAGCCATCAGATAATGAAGGAAAAACTTTCTCAGGAAATGTTTGACAGTATCATGCGTGAAGTAGTAGAAGAAATTGGAGTTCCTGCAGATAGCCTA ATATATCCTAAGCCTGGTGACTCTGCCCGGTCTAGGCAGCATAATGAAATGGAAACTGAAAACAGAAACTTGTGA
- the LOC113773683 gene encoding nudix hydrolase 9 isoform X2, with product MKANMEIGNQDQPAFKIRLSCPTGLSPSQVSVDFGQVYDRIPHPDVNLENSISEYGGHSFSGGAGTDQEPHVCLHLGLTDYRTFVGTNLNPLWERFLLPSEDDFRQCQHTSSPLGNGAVIETSDKKIIVLQRSKNVGEFPGHYVFPGGHPEPEEIGISSHDNRDDNSHQIMKEKLSQEMFDSIMREVVEEIGVPADSLTKPAFIGISRRVLNVRPTAFFFMTCSLQSMEIQQLYHSAADGYESTQLYAASMDDLESMAKKMPGCHQGGFALFKLMIDAAKDA from the exons ATGAAAGCAAATATGGAAATCGGCAATCAAGATCAGCCTGCATTCAAGATTCGGCTCTCTTGTCCCACCGGTCTCTCTCCCTCCCAG GTGTCAGTTGATTTTGGTCAAGTGTATGATAGAATTCCTCATCCAGATGTCAATTTAGAGAACTCCATTTCTGAG TATGGAGGACACAGTTTTTCTGGTGGGGCTGGTACCGATCAAGAGCCCCATGTTTGCCTTCACCTTGGTTTGACAGATTATAG GACATTTGTTGGCACTAATTTGAATCCTTTGTGGGAAAGATTTCTGCTTCCATCTGAAG ATGATTTTAGGCAATGTCAGCATACTTCCAGCCCTCTCGGTAATGGTGCAGTTATAGAGACATCTGATAAAAAGATAATAGTGCTGCAAAGAAGTAAAAATGTTGGAGAGTTTCCTGGACATTATGTTTTCCCAGGAGGCCATCCAGAG CCTGAAGAAATTGGAATATCATCTCATGATAATAGAGATGATAACAGCCATCAGATAATGAAGGAAAAACTTTCTCAGGAAATGTTTGACAGTATCATGCGTGAAGTAGTAGAAGAAATTGGAGTTCCTGCAGATAGCCTA ACCAAGCCAGCCTTTATTGGTATATCCCGTAGAGTGTTGAATGTCAGACCAACTGCTTTCTTTTTCATGACATGCAGTCTTCAGTCTATGGAAATTCAACAACTGTATCATAGTGCAGCAGATGGCTATGAGTCGACCCAGCTTTATGCTGCATCAATG GATGACCTGGAGAGCATGGCCAAAAAAATGCCTGGTTGTCACCAGGGAGGATTTGCACTTTTTAAGTTGATGATAGATGCTGCAAAGGATGCCTAA